A region of Centropristis striata isolate RG_2023a ecotype Rhode Island chromosome 17, C.striata_1.0, whole genome shotgun sequence DNA encodes the following proteins:
- the LOC131989358 gene encoding trace amine-associated receptor 13c-like, giving the protein MEVGDDWVPCFPGFPNISCWNPPSPWLETLFINIALYPISVLTAVLNLLIIISISHFRQLHTPTNILLLSLAVSDFLVGLLVMPADTLERTHCWLFGDFFCCLYMFVSNIIFSASVVNMVLISVDRYVAICDPLHYTTRITVNRVKFCVCLLWFYSVAHNSSFFNLHLIQQEEISIYCYGKCESFTDDAGSYLKFLLNLIVPVTAIIVLYTRVFVVAVSQARAMRSHITAVTKQISVTKRAKKSELKAARTLGVLVVVFLTCFTPSYFASLGGYESMSHSTSFFIMYLYSFNSCLNPLIYALFYPWFRKTVRLIVTLQILQPGSCEANIL; this is encoded by the exons atggagGTTGGGGATGATTGGGTGCCCTGTTTCCCAGGATTCCCCAATATCTCCTGCTGGAACCCACCGTCTCCTTGGCTTGAAACATTGTTTATCAACATTGCACTGTACCCCATCTCTGTGCTCACTGCGGTCCTTaacctgctcatcatcatctcaatctcccacttcag gcagctccacacacccaccaacatcctcctcctctctctggctgtctcagattttcttgtgggCCTCCTGGTGATGCCAGCAGACACACTAGAAAGAACACACTGCTGGTTGtttggtgactttttttgttgtctttatatgtttgtgtccaacatcattttctctgcttcagtagtaaacatggtgctcatatcagttgaccgttatgtggctatttgtgaccctctgcattacaccaccagaatcactgtGAATAGAGTTAAATTCTGTGTTTGCCTTTTATGGTTCTATTCTGTTGCCCACAATAGTTCCTTCTTTAATCTACATCTTATTCAACAAGAAGAAATTTCTATTTACTGCTATGGAAAATGTGAGAGTTTCACGGATGATGCCGGCTCCTACCTTAAATTTCTTTTAAACTTAATTGTTCCTGTTACTgccattatagttttatatacgagagtctttgttgtggctgtgtctcaggctcgtgccatgcgctctcacattacagctgtcacaaagcagatttcagtgactaaaagagcaaagaaatctgagctgaaagcagccaggactcttggtgttttggtagttgtgtttctaaCGTGTTTCACACCAAGTTACTTTGCAAGTTTGGGAGGATATGAATCCATGAGTCATTCAACTTCATTCTTTATTATGTATCTATACAGTTTTAACTCttgtcttaaccctttgatttatgccttgttttacccctggttcaggaaaacagttagactcattgttactcttcagatactgcagcctggctcctgtgaggccaacatactgtag